One region of Serinus canaria isolate serCan28SL12 chromosome 25, serCan2020, whole genome shotgun sequence genomic DNA includes:
- the FMNL3 gene encoding formin-like protein 3 isoform X1: MSSAGAGPGGAGGARPGGGGSAGHDGLNLPHRPPVPGPGMGNVESADGEALPRGPGTPTAPGGAGLFAPGKMPMPEPCELEERFALVLSSMNLPPDKARLLRQYDNEKKWDLICDQERFQVKSPPHAYIQKLRSFLEPGVTRKKFRRRVQESTKVLRELEISLRTNHIGWVREFLNDENKGLDVLVNYLSFAQCAVMLDFEGLEGGEDGALEKLRSWSRSIEDLQHPSALPAPFTSSLARSARQTALRYGTLPSRRALKNSRLVSQKDDVHLCIMCLRAIMNYQYGFNLVMSHPHAVNEIALSLNNKNPRMKALVLELLAAVCLVRGGHEIILAAFDNFKEVCKEKHRFERLMEYFRNEDSNIDFMVACMQFINIVVHSVEDMNFRVHLQYEFTKLGLEEFLQKSRHTESEKLQVQIQAYLDNVFDVGGLLEDAETKNVALEKVEELEEHLSHLTEKLLDLENENMMRVAELEKQLLQREKELEVVKETYEHTSHQVHTLRRMIKEKDEAFRRHYGSEPPPVPSAEPPPPQPEPSEETLRPPVLPPVEAAPPPPPPPPPLPPPAPPLPGKCPPAPPLPGASPSIALTVGLSAIRIKKPIKTKFRLPVFNWTALKPSQISGTVFSELDDERVLEDLDLERFEELFKTKAQGPALDLVCAKSKAAQKVATKVTLLEANRAKNLAITLRKAGRSADEICRAIHTFDLATLPVDFVECLMRFLPTEAEAKALRQYERERKPLEELADEDRFMLQFSKVERLPQRMAIMAFLGNFAENIQMLTPQLNAIIAASASVKSSQKLKHMLEIILALGNYMNSSKRGAVYGFKLQSLDLLLDTKSTDRKMTLLHFIALTVREKYPELATFWQELHFVEKAAAVSLENVLLDVKELGRGMELLRRECGQHESAVLRGFLGGSEGQLERLQRDARTAEDAYNTVVRYFGESPKTTPPSVFFPVFVRFIHSYKDAEQENETRKKQEEVMREKLLAQEAKKQEKRNKWQQQELIAELRRRQAKDHRPMYEGKDGTIEDIITALKSVPFTARTAKRGSRFFCDPSHHDESSC, translated from the exons ATGAGCAGCGCTGGGGCGGGaccgggcggggcgggcggggcgaGACCGGGAGGCGGTGGCAGCGCCGGACACGACGGGCTGAACCTCCCCCACCGCCCCCCGGTGCCTGGGCCGGGGATGGGGAACGTGGAGAGCGCGGACGGGGAGGCGCTGCCCCGGGGCCCGGGAACACCGACGGCCCCGGGGGGAGCCGGACTGTTCGCCCCGGGCAAGATGCCGATGCCGGAGCCCTGCGAGCTGGAGGAGCGCTTCGCCCTGGTGCTG agctccatGAACCTGCCCCCGGACAAAGCTCGGCTGCTGCGCCAGTATGACAACGAGAAGAAGTGGGACCTCATCTGTGaccag GAGCGGTTCCAGGTGAAGAGCCCACCCCATGCCTACATCCAGAAGCTGCGCAGCTTCCTGGAGCCGGGTGTCACACGgaag AAGTTCAGGAGGAGGGTGCAGGAATCCACCAAGGTGCTGCGGGAGCTGGAGATCAGCCTGAGGACAAACCACATTGG GTGGGTGCGGGAGTTCCTCAATGATGAGAACAAGGGGCTGGACGTGCTGGTGAACTACCTGTCCTTCGCCCAGTGCGCCGTCAT GTTGGATTTTGAGGGCCTGGAAGGCGGCGAGGATGGTGCACTGGAGAAGCTGcgctcctggagcaggtccatCGAGGATCTGCAGCACCCCAGCGCCCTGCCCGCCCCCTTCACCAGCAGCCTGGCCCGCTCTGCCCGCCAGACCGCCCTACG ctATGGCACACTGCCCAGCCGCAGGGCACTGAAGAACTCACGCCTGGTGAGCCAGAAGGATGACGTTCACCTCTGCATCATGTGTCTTCGGGCCATCATGAACTACCAG tATGGCTTCAACCTGGTCATGTCTCACCCCCACGCTGTCAACGAGATCGCCCTGAGTCTCAACAACAAAAACCCGAG GATGAAGGcgctggtgctggagctgctggctgctgtctGCCTGGTGAGGGGCGGCCACGAGATCATCCTGGCGGCCTTCGACAACTTCAAGGAG GTGTGCAAGGAGAAACACCGCTTTGAGCGGCTGATGGAATACTTCCGCAACGAGGACAGCAACATCGACTTCATG gtgGCCTGTATGCAGTTCATCAACATCGTGGTGCACTCGGTGGAGGACATGAACTTCCGCGTCCATCTCCAGTACGAGTTCACCAAACTGGGGCTGGAGGAGTTCCTGCAG AAGTCGAGGCACACGGAGAGCGAGAAGCTGCAGGTGCAGATCCAGGCGTACCTGGACAACGTCTTTGATGTGGGGGGACTGCTGGAGGATGCTGAGACCAAAAATGTGGCTCTGGAGAaggtggaggagctggaggagcaccTGTCCCAT ctaACGGAGAAGCTGCTGGACCTGGAGAACGAGAACATGATGCGGGTGGcggagctggagaagcagctgctgcagcgagagaaggagctggaggtggtCAAG GAGACCTACGAGCACACGAGCCACCAGGTGCACACGCTGCGCAGGATGATCAAGGAGAAGGACGAGGCTTTCCGGCGGCACTACGGCTCCGAGCCGCCCCCGGTTCCCAGCGCCGAGCCGCCACCTCCGCAGCCCGAGCCCTCGGAGGAGACCCTGCGACCCCCGGTCCTGCCCCCCGTGGAAGCCgcgccccccccgccccccccgccTCCCCCGctgccgccccccgcgcccccgcTCCCAG GGAAGTgtcccccggccccgccgctgcccggGGCTTCACCCTCCATCGCCCTCACCGTGGGGCTCTCAG CCATCCGGATCAAGAAGCCCATCAAGACCAAGTTCCGGCTGCCTGTGTTCAACTGGACAGCGCTGAAGCCCAGCCAGATCAGCGGGACGGTGTTCAGCGAGCTGGACGACGAGAGGGTGCTGGAG GACCTGGACCTGGAGCGCTTCGAGGAGCTGTTCAAGACCAAGGCGCAGGGCCCAGCGCTGGACCTGGTGTGTGCCAAGAGCAAGGCGGCGCAGAAAGTGGCCACCAAGGTGACCCTGCTGGAGGCCAACCGTGCCAAGAACTTGGCCATCACCCTGCGCAAGGCTGGCCGCAGCGCCGACGAGATCTGCCGGGCCATCCACAC GTTTGACCTGGCGACGCTGCCGGTGGATTTTGTGGAGTGCCTGATGCGGTTCCTGCCCACGGAGGCGGAGGCCAAGGCGCTGAGGCAGTACGAGCGCGAGCGGAAGCcgctggaggagctggcagatgaggaCCGGTTCATGCTGCAGTTCAGCAAGGTGGAGAGGCTGCCCCAGCGCATGGCCATCATGGCCTTCCTCGGCAACTTCGCCGAGAATATCCAGATGCTGACACCG cagctcaacGCCATCATCGCGGCCTCGGCCTCTGTTAAGTCGTCGCAGAAGCTGAAGCACATGTTAGAG aTCATCTTGGCGCTGGGCAACTACATGAACAGCAGCAAACGCGGCGCAGTCTACGGCTTCAAATTGCAGAGCCTGGACCTG ctcctggacaCCAAGTCAACAGACAGGAAGATGACATTGCTGCACTTCATTGCGCTGACAGTGCGGGAGAAGTACCCAGAGCTGGCGACtttctggcaggagctgcactttgtggagaaagctgcagcag tgtccctggagAACGTGCTGCTGGATGTGAAGGAGCTGGGCCGGGGCATGGAGCTGCTGCGGCGGGAGTGTGGGCAGCACGAGAGCGCGGTGCTGCGCGGCTTCCTGGGCGGCAGCGAGGGGCAGCTCGAGCGGCTGCAGCGCGACGCGCGCACGGCTGAG GACGCCTACAACACCGTGGTGCGGTATTTCGGCGAGAGCCCCAAGACCACCCCCCCGTCTGTCTTCTTCCCGGTCTTCGTCCGCTTTATCCACTCTTACAAG GACGCGGAGCAGGAGAACGAGACACggaagaagcaggaggaggtgatgcgggagaagctgctggcacaggaggctAAAAAGCAGGAGAAG CGGAacaagtggcagcagcaggagctgatcGCGGAGCTGCGGCGGCGCCAGGCCAAGGACCACCGGCCCATGTACGAGGGCAAGGATGGCACCATCGAGGACATCATCACCG CGCTGAAGAGCGTCCCCTTCACTGCCCGCACGGCCAAGCGGGGCTCCCGCTTCTTCTGCGACCCGTCCCACCACGACGAGTCCAGCTGTTAA
- the FMNL3 gene encoding formin-like protein 3 isoform X5, producing MGTWCRSYGTLPSRRALKNSRLVSQKDDVHLCIMCLRAIMNYQYGFNLVMSHPHAVNEIALSLNNKNPRMKALVLELLAAVCLVRGGHEIILAAFDNFKEVCKEKHRFERLMEYFRNEDSNIDFMVACMQFINIVVHSVEDMNFRVHLQYEFTKLGLEEFLQKSRHTESEKLQVQIQAYLDNVFDVGGLLEDAETKNVALEKVEELEEHLSHLTEKLLDLENENMMRVAELEKQLLQREKELEVVKETYEHTSHQVHTLRRMIKEKDEAFRRHYGSEPPPVPSAEPPPPQPEPSEETLRPPVLPPVEAAPPPPPPPPPLPPPAPPLPGKCPPAPPLPGASPSIALTVGLSAIRIKKPIKTKFRLPVFNWTALKPSQISGTVFSELDDERVLEDLDLERFEELFKTKAQGPALDLVCAKSKAAQKVATKVTLLEANRAKNLAITLRKAGRSADEICRAIHTFDLATLPVDFVECLMRFLPTEAEAKALRQYERERKPLEELADEDRFMLQFSKVERLPQRMAIMAFLGNFAENIQMLTPQLNAIIAASASVKSSQKLKHMLEIILALGNYMNSSKRGAVYGFKLQSLDLLLDTKSTDRKMTLLHFIALTVREKYPELATFWQELHFVEKAAAVSLENVLLDVKELGRGMELLRRECGQHESAVLRGFLGGSEGQLERLQRDARTAEDAYNTVVRYFGESPKTTPPSVFFPVFVRFIHSYKDAEQENETRKKQEEVMREKLLAQEAKKQEKRNKWQQQELIAELRRRQAKDHRPMYEGKDGTIEDIITALKSVPFTARTAKRGSRFFCDPSHHDESSC from the exons ATGGGTACCTGGTGCCGCAG ctATGGCACACTGCCCAGCCGCAGGGCACTGAAGAACTCACGCCTGGTGAGCCAGAAGGATGACGTTCACCTCTGCATCATGTGTCTTCGGGCCATCATGAACTACCAG tATGGCTTCAACCTGGTCATGTCTCACCCCCACGCTGTCAACGAGATCGCCCTGAGTCTCAACAACAAAAACCCGAG GATGAAGGcgctggtgctggagctgctggctgctgtctGCCTGGTGAGGGGCGGCCACGAGATCATCCTGGCGGCCTTCGACAACTTCAAGGAG GTGTGCAAGGAGAAACACCGCTTTGAGCGGCTGATGGAATACTTCCGCAACGAGGACAGCAACATCGACTTCATG gtgGCCTGTATGCAGTTCATCAACATCGTGGTGCACTCGGTGGAGGACATGAACTTCCGCGTCCATCTCCAGTACGAGTTCACCAAACTGGGGCTGGAGGAGTTCCTGCAG AAGTCGAGGCACACGGAGAGCGAGAAGCTGCAGGTGCAGATCCAGGCGTACCTGGACAACGTCTTTGATGTGGGGGGACTGCTGGAGGATGCTGAGACCAAAAATGTGGCTCTGGAGAaggtggaggagctggaggagcaccTGTCCCAT ctaACGGAGAAGCTGCTGGACCTGGAGAACGAGAACATGATGCGGGTGGcggagctggagaagcagctgctgcagcgagagaaggagctggaggtggtCAAG GAGACCTACGAGCACACGAGCCACCAGGTGCACACGCTGCGCAGGATGATCAAGGAGAAGGACGAGGCTTTCCGGCGGCACTACGGCTCCGAGCCGCCCCCGGTTCCCAGCGCCGAGCCGCCACCTCCGCAGCCCGAGCCCTCGGAGGAGACCCTGCGACCCCCGGTCCTGCCCCCCGTGGAAGCCgcgccccccccgccccccccgccTCCCCCGctgccgccccccgcgcccccgcTCCCAG GGAAGTgtcccccggccccgccgctgcccggGGCTTCACCCTCCATCGCCCTCACCGTGGGGCTCTCAG CCATCCGGATCAAGAAGCCCATCAAGACCAAGTTCCGGCTGCCTGTGTTCAACTGGACAGCGCTGAAGCCCAGCCAGATCAGCGGGACGGTGTTCAGCGAGCTGGACGACGAGAGGGTGCTGGAG GACCTGGACCTGGAGCGCTTCGAGGAGCTGTTCAAGACCAAGGCGCAGGGCCCAGCGCTGGACCTGGTGTGTGCCAAGAGCAAGGCGGCGCAGAAAGTGGCCACCAAGGTGACCCTGCTGGAGGCCAACCGTGCCAAGAACTTGGCCATCACCCTGCGCAAGGCTGGCCGCAGCGCCGACGAGATCTGCCGGGCCATCCACAC GTTTGACCTGGCGACGCTGCCGGTGGATTTTGTGGAGTGCCTGATGCGGTTCCTGCCCACGGAGGCGGAGGCCAAGGCGCTGAGGCAGTACGAGCGCGAGCGGAAGCcgctggaggagctggcagatgaggaCCGGTTCATGCTGCAGTTCAGCAAGGTGGAGAGGCTGCCCCAGCGCATGGCCATCATGGCCTTCCTCGGCAACTTCGCCGAGAATATCCAGATGCTGACACCG cagctcaacGCCATCATCGCGGCCTCGGCCTCTGTTAAGTCGTCGCAGAAGCTGAAGCACATGTTAGAG aTCATCTTGGCGCTGGGCAACTACATGAACAGCAGCAAACGCGGCGCAGTCTACGGCTTCAAATTGCAGAGCCTGGACCTG ctcctggacaCCAAGTCAACAGACAGGAAGATGACATTGCTGCACTTCATTGCGCTGACAGTGCGGGAGAAGTACCCAGAGCTGGCGACtttctggcaggagctgcactttgtggagaaagctgcagcag tgtccctggagAACGTGCTGCTGGATGTGAAGGAGCTGGGCCGGGGCATGGAGCTGCTGCGGCGGGAGTGTGGGCAGCACGAGAGCGCGGTGCTGCGCGGCTTCCTGGGCGGCAGCGAGGGGCAGCTCGAGCGGCTGCAGCGCGACGCGCGCACGGCTGAG GACGCCTACAACACCGTGGTGCGGTATTTCGGCGAGAGCCCCAAGACCACCCCCCCGTCTGTCTTCTTCCCGGTCTTCGTCCGCTTTATCCACTCTTACAAG GACGCGGAGCAGGAGAACGAGACACggaagaagcaggaggaggtgatgcgggagaagctgctggcacaggaggctAAAAAGCAGGAGAAG CGGAacaagtggcagcagcaggagctgatcGCGGAGCTGCGGCGGCGCCAGGCCAAGGACCACCGGCCCATGTACGAGGGCAAGGATGGCACCATCGAGGACATCATCACCG CGCTGAAGAGCGTCCCCTTCACTGCCCGCACGGCCAAGCGGGGCTCCCGCTTCTTCTGCGACCCGTCCCACCACGACGAGTCCAGCTGTTAA